The Stigmatella aurantiaca genome segment AAAAACTGGATAAACAGCTAGTTCTGACGGAGGGCGCTGGCGTCGGCGGGGACGTCGAGGGGGCGCGCGGAGCGGAGCCTCCAGACGCGGAAGGTGTGGACCCGGCGCCCCTGGAAGTCCGCGGGCAGCTCGACGGGGCCTTCCAAGGAGGTGAAGCGCGCCACCAGCTCGTCGGGCGGCAGCTCCCGCTCCGAGCACCAGAGGGCGTCCTGGCCCGGAGCGACCGGGGGCCGGGGCCACGCGTCGTACTGGCTCGGCCGGGCGGGGCCCGCGGTGTCCACCGGCAGGTGCGCGTAGTGCGCGGCCTGGGAGGCGAGCTGGTAGTTGGGGGCGTAGACGACGGCGATCGGCGCGGCATCGGCGTCCGAGAACAGCCGTCCAGGCTCGGCGAGCGCGGCGAGCACGGCCCAGCCCTGGGTCCGCTCCAGGGGCACATCCCGCTGGAAGCGCAGCAGGGGAAAGAGCAGGTGGGAGCCCACGGCGAGCACCACGGCGAGCCCACTCCACGCCGCGGTCTCCAGGGCCTTCGGGGGCCGCAAGCCCGCCACGCCGACGCAGACCGCGATGTAGGCCATGGCGGGCCAGTTGGCCTCGCCCCGCGTGCGGATGGCGGCGAGCCCGAAGAAGAGCAGCGGCACCACCGCCGCCGCCTTCAGGAGGAACTGCTCGCGGTCCCCCCGGAGGACATAGAGAAAGGCCAGGGGGAGCAGCACCGGCCCGCCCAGCGCGAGCTGCCCTCCGAGAAACTCCACGAAGGACTTCAGGCCTCCCTTGCCCCCCAGGCCGTGGTGGAGCTGAAAGGCGAAGCCCGCCCAGTCGAGCCGGGCATTCCACAGCACCACGGGCAGGAAGAGCAGGGCGCCCAGGAGCGCCGCGCCCCAGGCGCCCGCGGGCAGCCGCCGCCGCCGCACGGCCGCGGCCAGGAAGGCCACCCCGAGCAGCAGGGCGGAGTACTTCGACAGGAGCGCCAGCCCCAGTGCCAGGCCCGCCAACAGCCACCGCTCGCGCCAGAGCGCCCACAGCGCCAGCGTCCAGAACAGCAGCAGGGGCGTGTCCGGGGTGGCCCACACGCCCGACAGGATGGCGATGGGCACGCAGCTCCACAGCGCCGCCGCCCGCCACGCCGCCTCGGCGTGGCCGTGCACGTCCCGAGCGAGCCCCCAGACCGCCGCCACGGTGCCCGCCCCGCAGAGCAGCGCCATGGGCCGGATGCCGAGCGCGGCGATGAGCCAGGCGACCAGGGGCGGATGATCGTAGTAGCCCCAGTCTAGGCGCTGCGACCATTGCCAGTAGTACGCCTCGTCGAAGTAGACGTCCGTTCCCAGCGCCAGGGCAAGCCGGATGGCCGCACTCAGGGCAAGCAGGGCAAGGCAGGCTTTCATCGGCTGGGTCAACGGGACACTGGCGGTGAGGGCCACGCCCCCGACAAAGCGCACCCAAGGCCAATTGACCAGGGGGAGAAGGGACTTGTGTTTTCCAGGAATGACACTGGAGGTGTCTTTCTGGCTTGCTCCCAGTCCAGGGGGTTCCTATTCCAGAGGTTCCTTCTCTCCGCGAGCCGCAGCGATCATGGACCCTTCCCAGACGCCCTCCCGTGCCGGTAACCGACTCGCCCGCGAGCATTCTCCTTACCTGCGGCAGCACGCGCACAACCCGGTGGATTGGTACCCCTGGGGACAAGAGGCGCTGGAGCGCGCCCGGGCGGAGGACAAGCCCATCCTGCTGTCGGTTGGCTACTCCGCCTGCCACTGGTGCCACGTGATGGCCCATGAGTCCTTCGAGAATCCGGCCATCGCGGGGGTGATGAACGCGCACTTCATCAACATCAAGGTGGACCGGGAGGAGCGGCCGGACCTGGATCAAATCTACCAGGGGGTGGTGCAGCTCATGGGACAGGGGGGCGGCTGGCCCCTCACCGTCTTCCTCACGCCGGACCTGCGGCCCTTCTACGGCGGCACCTACTTCCCGCCTCAGGACAAGTACGGGCGCCCGGGGTTTCCCAAGGTGCTGGCCTCGCTCCATGACGCCTGGATGAACGACCGGGAGAAGGTGCTGTCCCAGGCGTCGGACTTCCGGGAGGGGCTGGGGGAGCTGGCCACCTATGGCCTGGAGGCGGCCCCGGCGGCGCTCACGGTGGACGACGTGAAGAAGATGGGCGAGCGGATGCTGCGCCACGTGGATCCGGTCCACGGCGGCTTCGGGGGCGCGCCCAAGTTCCCCAACCCCATGAACGTGTCCTTCCTGCTCCGGGCCTGGCGGCGGGGCGGCCCCGCGCCGCTCAAGGACGCGGCCCTGCGGACGCTGGAGCACATGGCGCTGGGGGGCATTTACGACCAGCTCGGCGGCGGCTTCCACCGCTACGCGGTGGACGAGCGCTGGCGGGTGCCGCACTTCGAGAAGATGCTCTACGACAACGCCCAGCTCCTGCACCTGTACGCCGAGGGCGAGCAGGTGGAGTCCCGGCCCCTGTGGCGCAAGGTGGTGGAGGAGACCGCGGCGTACGTGCGCCGGGAGATGACGGACGCGCGGGGCGGCTTCTACGCCGCGCAGGACGCGGACAGCGAGGGCGAGGAGGGCCGCTTCTTCGTGTGGACTCCGGCGCAGGTGTGCTCGGCGCTCGCCCCGGAGCACGCGAACCTCCTCCTGCGCCACTTCCGCATCACCCCCCAGGGGAACTTCGAGCACGGCACCACCGTGCTGGAGGTGGCCGTGCCCATCTCGCAGATTGCCCAAGAGCGGGGGCTGCCCGTGGAGGCGCTGGAGCGCACCCTGGCGTCCGCGCGGGAGGCCCTCTTCGGCATCCGCGAGCAGCGGGTGAAACCCGGGCGGGACGACAAGATTCTCTCGGGCTGGAATGGGCTGATGATTCGCGGGCTGGCGTTCGCCTCGCGGGTGTTTGGCCGGCCGGAGTGGGCGCGCCTGGCGGCCGGGGCCGCGGACTTCGTGCTCACGAACATGTGGGATGGGACGCGGCTGAGCCGCTCCTATGAAGAGGGCGGGGGCCGCATCGACGGCTTCCTGGAGGACTACGGGGACTTCGCGGCGGGGCTCACGGCGCTCTACCAGGCCACCTTCGAGGTGAAGTACCTGGAGGCCGCGGGCGCGGTGGTGAAGCGGGCGGTGGAGCTGTTCTGGGACGAGGAGAAGCAGGCCTACCTGTCCGCGCCGAAGGGGCAGAAGGACCTGGTGGTCGCCACCTACTCGCTCTTCGACAATGCCTTCCCCTCGGGCGCCTCCACGCTCACCGAGGCGCAGGTGGCCCTGGCGGCGTTGACGGGGGACAAGTCCCAGCT includes the following:
- a CDS encoding thioredoxin domain-containing protein, yielding MDPSQTPSRAGNRLAREHSPYLRQHAHNPVDWYPWGQEALERARAEDKPILLSVGYSACHWCHVMAHESFENPAIAGVMNAHFINIKVDREERPDLDQIYQGVVQLMGQGGGWPLTVFLTPDLRPFYGGTYFPPQDKYGRPGFPKVLASLHDAWMNDREKVLSQASDFREGLGELATYGLEAAPAALTVDDVKKMGERMLRHVDPVHGGFGGAPKFPNPMNVSFLLRAWRRGGPAPLKDAALRTLEHMALGGIYDQLGGGFHRYAVDERWRVPHFEKMLYDNAQLLHLYAEGEQVESRPLWRKVVEETAAYVRREMTDARGGFYAAQDADSEGEEGRFFVWTPAQVCSALAPEHANLLLRHFRITPQGNFEHGTTVLEVAVPISQIAQERGLPVEALERTLASAREALFGIREQRVKPGRDDKILSGWNGLMIRGLAFASRVFGRPEWARLAAGAADFVLTNMWDGTRLSRSYEEGGGRIDGFLEDYGDFAAGLTALYQATFEVKYLEAAGAVVKRAVELFWDEEKQAYLSAPKGQKDLVVATYSLFDNAFPSGASTLTEAQVALAALTGDKSQLELPERYLSRMRKALEENPLGYGHLALAADTFLDGGAGITFAGSREQVAPLLEAVQRTFAPTFAVGWKEPGAAVPPLLKELFEGREPVAGQAAAYVCRGFACERPLTKPDELAARLMAPP
- a CDS encoding ArnT family glycosyltransferase; translated protein: MKACLALLALSAAIRLALALGTDVYFDEAYYWQWSQRLDWGYYDHPPLVAWLIAALGIRPMALLCGAGTVAAVWGLARDVHGHAEAAWRAAALWSCVPIAILSGVWATPDTPLLLFWTLALWALWRERWLLAGLALGLALLSKYSALLLGVAFLAAAVRRRRLPAGAWGAALLGALLFLPVVLWNARLDWAGFAFQLHHGLGGKGGLKSFVEFLGGQLALGGPVLLPLAFLYVLRGDREQFLLKAAAVVPLLFFGLAAIRTRGEANWPAMAYIAVCVGVAGLRPPKALETAAWSGLAVVLAVGSHLLFPLLRFQRDVPLERTQGWAVLAALAEPGRLFSDADAAPIAVVYAPNYQLASQAAHYAHLPVDTAGPARPSQYDAWPRPPVAPGQDALWCSERELPPDELVARFTSLEGPVELPADFQGRRVHTFRVWRLRSARPLDVPADASALRQN